Proteins encoded together in one Hevea brasiliensis isolate MT/VB/25A 57/8 chromosome 16, ASM3005281v1, whole genome shotgun sequence window:
- the LOC110657211 gene encoding uncharacterized protein LOC110657211: protein MSLINALPHILLSLTLIFTAIHAATFDVVNQCTDTVWAAASPGGGRRLDSGQTWTFDVAPGTVTARIWGRTNCNFDGNGCETGDCNKALECQGSGSPPNTLAEFALNQAFNLEYLDISLVDGFNIPIDFSPTTGGCRGIRCAADIIGQCPNELKVRGGCNGPCPVFKTEEHCCNSGKCSPTNFSKYFKEMCPDAYSYPKDDLTSLFTCPTGTNYKVIFCPYKNFTFDHAATFDITNKCPYTVWGAAYPGGGKELKTGETWTISANPGTTQGRIWARTKCQFDASGKGKCETGDCNGLLVCQDYGAAPHTLAEYALDQFEHQDFIDISVIDGFNVPMEFSSASGSCTRVIKCTADIIGQCPNELKVPGGCNGPCPVFKTEEHCCKSGTCSPTNFSKYFKERCPDAYSYPKDDPTSLFTCPTGTNYKVIFCPYKNITFAHAATFDITNKCPYTVWGAASPGGGKELKTGETWTISAYPGTTQARIWARTNCQFDASGKGNCETGDCNGLLVCQDYGAAPHTLAEYALDQFEHQDFIDISVIDGFNVPMEFSSASGSCTRVIKCTADIIGQCPHELKVPGGCNGPCPVFKTEEHCCNSGTCSPTNFSKYFKERCPDAYSYPKDDPTSLFTCPTGTNYKVIFSATFDVVNQCNYTVWAAASTGGGRRLDSGQTWIFDVAPGTAGARIWGRTNCNFDGNGCETGDCNKALECQGGGSPPNTLAEFALNQPNNLDYLDISLVDGFNIPIDFSPTTGGCRGIRCAADINGQCPDQLQAPGGCNNPCAVFKTNQYCCFDGSGSCGPTDFSKFFKDRCPDAYSYPFDDQTSTFTCPSGTNYKVTFCP from the exons ATGAGTCTCATCAATGCTCTTCCTCACATTCTCCTTTCTCTTACCCTCATTTTTACCGCTATCCATGCAGCCACTTTTGATGTTGTGAACCAATGTACCGATACAGTTTGGGCTGCAGCCTCACCTGGGGGTGGGCGTCGTCTAGACTCAGGCCAAACTTGGACATTTGACGTAGCACCAGGCACTGTAACGGCTCGAATTTGGGGCCGAACCAATTGCAACTTTGATGGCAACGGATGTGAGACGGGCGATTGTAACAAGGCTCTAGAATGCCAAGGCAGCGGTTCACCACCAAATACCTTGGCCGAATTTGCACTCAATCAGGCCTTCAACTTGGAATATCTAGACATATCTCTTGTTGATGGGTTTAACATTCCAATTGATTTCAGCCCCACTACTGGCGGCTGTCGTGGAATCCGATGTGCAGCTGATATTATTGGGCAATGTCCTAATGAATTGAAGGTCCGTGGAGGGTGCAATGGTCCATGCCCCGTCTTCAAGACTGAGGAGCATTGTTGCAATTCTGGCAAATGTAGCCCTACAAATTTCTCCAAGTATTTCAAGGAAATGTGCCCAGATGCTTATAGTTACCCGAAGGATGACCTTACAAGTCTGTTTACTTGCCCTACTGGCACTAACTATAAGGTTATATTCTGCCCTTATAAGAACTTCACCTTTGACCATGCAGCCACATTTGACATAACCAACAAATGCCCTTACACAGTCTGGGGAGCTGCCTATCCCGGCGGTGGCAAGGAACTTAAAACCGGTGAGACATGGACCATTAGTGCTAATCCTGGAACTACCCAAGGTCGCATTTGGGCTCGTACCAAATGTCAATTTGATGCTTCTGGGAAAGGCAAGTGCGAGACTGGTGATTGCAATGGGCTTCTTGTTTGTCAAGACTACGGTGCAGCCCCTCACACCTTAGCCGAATACGCACTAGACCAGTTTGAACACCAAGATTTTATCGATATCTCTGTGATTGATGGGTTTAACGTTCCTATGGAGTTTAGTTCAGCTTCAGGAAGCTGCACCAGAGTGATCAAATGCACTGCTGATATTATTGGGCAATGTCCTAATGAATTGAAGGTCCCTGGAGGGTGCAATGGTCCATGCCCCGTCTTCAAGACTGAGGAGCATTGTTGCAAATCTGGCACATGTAGCCCTACAAATTTCTCCAAGTATTTCAAGGAAAGGTGCCCAGATGCTTATAGTTACCCGAAGGATGACCCTACAAGTCTGTTTACTTGCCCTACTGGCACTAACTATAAGGTTATATTCTGCCCTTATAAGAACATCACCTTTGCCCATGCAGCCACATTTGACATAACCAACAAATGCCCTTACACAGTCTGGGGAGCTGCCTCTCCCGGCGGTGGCAAGGAACTCAAAACCGGTGAGACATGGACCATTAGTGCATATCCTGGAACTACCCAAGCTCGCATTTGGGCTCGTACCAACTGTCAATTTGATGCTTCTGGGAAAGGCAACTGCGAGACTGGTGATTGCAATGGGCTTCTTGTTTGTCAAGACTACGGTGCAGCCCCTCACACCTTAGCCGAATACGCACTAGACCAGTTTGAACACCAAGATTTTATCGATATCTCTGTGATTGATGGGTTTAACGTTCCTATGGAGTTTAGTTCAGCTTCAGGAAGCTGCACCAGAGTGATCAAATGCACTGCTGATATTATTGGGCAATGTCCTCATGAATTGAAGGTCCCTGGAGGGTGCAATGGTCCATGCCCCGTCTTCAAGACTGAGGAGCATTGTTGCAATTCTGGCACATGTAGCCCTACAAATTTCTCCAAGTATTTCAAGGAAAGGTGCCCAGATGCTTATAGTTACCCGAAGGATGACCCTACAAGTCTGTTTACTTGCCCTACTGGCACTAACTATAAGGTTATATTCT CAGCCACTTTTGATGTTGTGAACCAATGTAACTATACAGTTTGGGCTGCAGCCTCAACTGGGGGTGGGCGTCGTCTAGACTCAGGCCAAACTTGGATATTTGACGTAGCACCAGGCACCGCAGGGGCTCGAATTTGGGGCCGAACCAATTGCAACTTTGATGGCAACGGATGCGAGACGGGCGATTGTAACAAGGCTCTAGAATGCCAAGGGGGCGGTTCACCACCAAATACCTTGGCCGAGTTTGCACTCAATCAGCCCAACAACTTGGACTATCTAGACATATCTCTTGTTGATGGGTTTAACATTCCAATTGATTTCAGCCCCACTACTGGTGGCTGTCGTGGAATCCGATGTGCTGCTGATATTAATGGACAGTGCCCAGACCAGTTGCAGGCTCCTGGAGGCTGCAATAATCCTTGTGCTGTATTTAAAACCAATCAATATTGTTGCTTTGATGGTTCTGGAAGCTGTGGCCCAACCGATTTCTCCAAGTTCTTCAAAGATAGATGCCCAGATGCTTATAGTTACCCTTTTGATGATCAGACCAGCACATTTACTTGTCCTAGTGGAACCAATTACAAGGTTACATTTTGTCCATGA
- the LOC131174515 gene encoding thaumatin-like protein 1: MSLINTLPHILLSLTLFFTTIHAATFDVVNQCTYTVWAAASPGGGRRLDSGQTWTFDVAPGTTMARIWGRTNCNFDGNGCETGDCNKALECQGWGSPPNTLAEFALNQANNLDYLDISLVDGFNIPIDFSPTTGDCRGIRCAADINGQCPDQLRAPGGCNNPCTVFKTNQYCCTDGPGSCGPTDFSKFFKDRCPDAYSYPQDDQTSTFTCPSGTNYKVTFCP, translated from the coding sequence ATGAGTCTCATCAATACTCTTCCTCACATTCTCCTTTCTCTTACCCTCTTTTTTACTACTATCCATGCAGCCACTTTTGATGTTGTGAATCAATGTACCTATACAGTTTGGGCTGCAGCCTCACCTGGGGGTGGGCGTCGTCTAGATTCAGGCCAGACCTGGACATTTGACGTAGCACCAGGCACCACAATGGCTCGAATTTGGGGCCGAACCAATTGCAACTTTGATGGCAACGGATGTGAGACTGGTGATTGTAACAAGGCTCTAGAATGCCAAGGCTGGGGTTCACCACCAAATACCTTGGCCGAGTTTGCACTCAATCAGGCCAACAACTTGGACTATCTAGACATATCTCTTGTTGATGGCTTTAACATCCCAATTGATTTCAGCCCCACTACCGGTGACTGTCGTGGAATCCGATGTGCAGCTGATATTAATGGACAGTGCCCAGACCAGTTGCGGGCTCCTGGAGGCTGCAATAATCCTTGTACTGTATTTAAAACCAATCAATATTGCTGCACTGATGGTCCTGGAAGCTGTGGCCCAACCGATTTCTCCAAGTTCTTCAAGGATAGGTGCCCAGATGCTTATAGTTACCCTCAAGATGATCAGACCAGCACATTTACTTGTCCTAGTGGAACCAATTACAAGGTTACATTTTGTCCATGA